One region of Diabrotica undecimpunctata isolate CICGRU chromosome 6, icDiaUnde3, whole genome shotgun sequence genomic DNA includes:
- the Syx16 gene encoding syntaxin-16, with the protein MASRSLTDVFLLMRNNAIRSRHIYPEHDSSERMHLVSLNDLEEGINEVNEVRMPPIWIDYLEKAQMIIPKLKSKINDLKSLHAKHLHKSTFDESSEDEVAIENCTHEITRMFNECHRLVQIIKSHASEGVPKERRLTVNVYHSLATALQELSTYFRSTQNSYLRQIQSREDRSKIYFDQNEFDDVYQQDTEDIDTHFINSKQVTQQQLLMLEEENTRFAHEREQEVNAIVKSIIDLNEIFKDLSQMVVDQGTILDRIDYNIEQTTIQVHEGFKQLQKADAYQRKNRKMCAIVVLASTIILLVFLLAVIKS; encoded by the exons atGGCTTCTAGAAGTTTAACAGACGTGTTTTTATTAATGCGGAATAATGCAATTCGAAGTAGACACATTTACCCTGAACAT GATTCGTCTGAAAGAATGCATTTGGTATCTCTCAATGATTTGGAAGAGGGAATAAACGAGGTAAATGAAGTAAGAATGCCGCCAATATGGATAGACTACTTAGAAAAGGCACaaatgatcattccaaagctgAAATCCAAAATAAACGATCTCAAATCTCTTCATGCTAAACATCTACATAAATCAACATTTGATGAATCTTCAGAAGATGAGGTGGCTATCGAAAATTGCACTCATGAGATAACAAGAATGTTCAATGAATGTCATAGGTTAGTACAGATTATTAAGAGCCACGCTTCGGAAGGCGTTCCAAAAGAGAGAAGACTGACTGTGAATGTATACCACTCTCTGGCTACTGCTTTACAGGAACTATCAACTTACTTTAGATCAACACAAAACAGCTACTTGAGACAAATACAGTCCAGGGAAGATAGATCCAAGATCTACTTTGATCAAAATGAGTTTGACGATGTTTACCAACAAGACACTGAAGATATTGACACCCATTTCATAAACTCTAAACAAGTAACACAACAGCAGCTGCTTATGTTGGAAGAAGAAAATACCAG attCGCCCATGAACGGGAACAGGAAGTAAATGCTATAGTTAAGTCTATAATAGACCTCAACGAAATATTTAAAGATCTTAGTCAGATGGTGGTAGATCAAGGAACAATATTAGATAGGATCGATTACAATATTGAACAAACGACTATACAAGTTCATGAAGGGTTTAAGCAGCTCCAAAAAGCCGACGCTTACCAgagaaagaatagaaaaatgtGCGCTATAGTTGTTCTTGCCTcgactattattttattagtttttttattggcCGTCATAAAATCCTAg